In Pasteurella multocida subsp. multocida OH4807, a genomic segment contains:
- a CDS encoding hypothetical protein (COG0346 Lactoylglutathione lyase and related lyases): protein MRILHTMLRVTDLARSIQFYQNVLGMRLLRTSENEEYKYTLAFLGYDDEDKASVLELTYNWGVTEYELGTAYGHIAIGVDDIYATCEAVRQAGGKITREPGPVKGGKTVIAFVEDPDGYKIEFIENKHAQAGLGN from the coding sequence ATGCGTATTTTGCATACTATGTTACGTGTCACTGATTTAGCGCGCTCAATTCAATTTTATCAAAATGTATTAGGAATGCGTTTATTACGCACAAGCGAAAATGAAGAATACAAATACACGCTTGCTTTCTTAGGTTATGACGATGAAGACAAAGCCTCTGTTTTAGAATTAACCTATAACTGGGGTGTCACTGAATACGAATTAGGTACGGCTTATGGTCATATCGCCATTGGCGTTGATGATATTTATGCGACTTGTGAAGCCGTTCGCCAAGCTGGTGGTAAAATCACACGTGAACCAGGTCCTGTAAAAGGCGGTAAAACGGTTATCGCATTTGTTGAAGATCCAGATGGCTATAAAATTGAATTTATTGAAAATAAACACGCACAAGCAGGTCTTGGCAACTAA
- a CDS encoding ribonuclease T (COG0847 DNA polymerase III, epsilon subunit and related 3'-5' exonucleases), which yields MTETQTETPNDSNNPNLLKNRFRGYFPVIIDVETAGFNAKTDALLELAAITVKMDENGFLVPDQKCHFHIDPFESANINPESLQFNGIDIHNPLRGAVSETHAITELFRMVRKGQKDADCQRSIIVAHNAAFDQSFVMAAAERTGVKRNPFHPFGMFDTATLSGFMFGQTVLVKACQAAKIPFDGKQAHSALYDTERTAELFCYMVNHLKSLGGFPHQRSE from the coding sequence GTGACAGAAACTCAAACAGAAACCCCAAACGACTCAAACAACCCTAATTTATTAAAAAATCGCTTTCGTGGTTATTTTCCTGTAATTATTGATGTTGAAACGGCGGGATTTAATGCGAAAACTGATGCATTATTAGAACTGGCGGCGATCACCGTCAAAATGGATGAAAATGGCTTCCTCGTGCCCGATCAAAAATGCCACTTCCATATTGATCCGTTTGAAAGTGCCAATATCAACCCAGAATCCTTGCAATTTAACGGCATTGATATTCACAATCCATTGCGTGGTGCAGTGAGCGAAACTCACGCTATCACTGAATTATTCAGAATGGTACGCAAAGGACAAAAAGATGCGGATTGCCAACGCTCAATCATCGTGGCGCATAATGCTGCATTCGATCAAAGTTTTGTTATGGCTGCGGCTGAACGCACAGGAGTCAAACGCAATCCATTCCACCCTTTTGGTATGTTTGATACGGCAACCTTAAGTGGATTTATGTTTGGGCAAACGGTGTTAGTGAAAGCTTGCCAAGCAGCTAAGATCCCATTTGATGGCAAACAAGCGCATTCAGCACTTTATGATACTGAACGCACCGCTGAATTATTCTGTTATATGGTCAATCACCTAAAATCGCTTGGTGGTTTTCCTCATCAAAGAAGTGAATAA
- a CDS encoding hypothetical protein (COG2056 Predicted permease): MLLSNPVVISIVVLLALSLLRINVVIALVISALVAGLTGDLGISETIKTFTNGLGGGAEVAMNYAILGAFAVAISKSGITDLLAYKVIKRLGNTPTTRSMAGFKYFILAILTLFAISSQNLLPVHIAFIPIVIPPLLAIFNKLKLDRRAVACVLTFGLTATYMLLPVGFGKIFIESVLVKNINQAGAALGLQTSVAEVSLAMAVPVIGMILGLLTAIFISYRKPRDYVTTATEISTAEIESHIANIKPFHIGASLAAIVVTFGLQLFTSSTIIGGLAGLVIFAVCGIFKLKESNDIFQQGLRLMAMIGFVMIAASGFANVINTTGGVTVLVETFSQGLGAENKGIAAFLMLLVGLFITMGIGSSFSTVPIITSIYVPLCLSLGFSPLATVSIIGVSAALGDAGSPASDSTLGPTSGLNADGKHDHIWDSVVPTFIHYNIPLIIFGWLAAMYL; the protein is encoded by the coding sequence ATGTTATTATCAAATCCTGTTGTGATTTCCATTGTTGTTTTACTTGCTTTAAGCCTATTACGCATTAACGTGGTCATTGCACTTGTAATTTCGGCTTTAGTGGCAGGTTTAACGGGCGATCTTGGAATCAGCGAAACAATTAAAACCTTTACCAATGGCTTAGGCGGTGGTGCTGAAGTTGCAATGAACTATGCAATTTTAGGTGCATTCGCTGTGGCAATTTCAAAATCAGGCATTACTGATTTATTAGCTTATAAAGTGATCAAACGCTTAGGAAACACGCCAACAACTCGTTCAATGGCGGGTTTTAAATATTTCATCTTAGCGATTTTGACTTTATTTGCGATCTCATCACAAAACCTACTTCCTGTGCATATCGCATTTATTCCAATTGTAATTCCACCGCTTCTCGCGATCTTCAATAAATTAAAACTTGATCGTCGTGCAGTGGCTTGTGTATTAACTTTTGGTTTAACCGCAACCTATATGTTATTACCAGTAGGCTTCGGTAAAATCTTTATTGAAAGTGTGTTAGTAAAAAATATTAACCAAGCAGGTGCAGCGTTAGGCTTACAAACTTCAGTTGCAGAAGTGTCATTAGCTATGGCAGTACCGGTCATTGGCATGATTTTGGGCTTACTCACGGCAATTTTTATCAGTTACCGTAAACCAAGAGACTACGTGACAACCGCAACAGAAATTAGCACGGCTGAAATTGAATCCCATATTGCTAATATCAAGCCGTTTCATATCGGTGCAAGTTTAGCGGCAATTGTCGTTACCTTTGGTTTACAGCTTTTTACCAGTTCAACCATTATCGGCGGTTTAGCAGGTTTAGTTATCTTCGCCGTCTGTGGCATCTTTAAGTTGAAAGAAAGTAATGACATTTTCCAGCAAGGTCTACGCTTAATGGCAATGATTGGTTTTGTGATGATCGCCGCATCTGGTTTTGCAAATGTGATTAATACAACAGGTGGCGTCACCGTATTAGTGGAAACATTTAGCCAAGGGCTCGGTGCAGAAAATAAAGGCATTGCGGCTTTCTTGATGTTATTAGTTGGATTGTTTATCACAATGGGAATCGGTTCATCCTTCTCAACTGTTCCAATTATTACCTCGATTTATGTGCCGCTTTGCTTGTCATTAGGTTTCTCACCACTTGCAACTGTTTCAATTATCGGTGTGTCTGCCGCATTAGGTGATGCGGGTTCACCAGCTTCTGACTCCACATTAGGTCCAACCTCGGGGCTTAATGCAGATGGTAAACACGATCACATTTGGGACTCTGTCGTGCCGACTTTTATTCACTACAATATTCCGCTCATTATTTTTGGGTGGCTGGCTGCAATGTATTTATAA
- a CDS encoding primosomal replication protein N (COG3923 Primosomal replication protein N'') yields the protein MKKNALMSSLTAKVEHLYAQHLQSMTQKVQLKFAPGLFSETNQTVRFYYQEIHQTLKQLENVAEHDLALCTFFAEKLLSQCNALSDALHPHRETKIISKHSSSVKTQQTIHQLPPRERLEKYYEALQALNEKITRQQDEKRKAQHTNELALIEHHIAFTQQRRAKCLMAIDVLEEYLAFKENQA from the coding sequence ATGAAAAAAAATGCCCTTATGTCTTCTTTAACCGCTAAAGTGGAACACTTATATGCTCAGCATTTGCAGAGCATGACTCAAAAAGTACAGCTAAAATTTGCTCCTGGTCTATTTAGTGAAACGAACCAAACAGTTAGATTCTACTATCAAGAAATTCACCAAACACTCAAACAATTAGAAAATGTCGCAGAGCATGATCTCGCACTCTGTACCTTTTTTGCTGAAAAACTTTTGTCACAATGTAATGCCCTGTCTGATGCTTTACATCCGCATAGAGAAACTAAGATCATCTCCAAACATTCATCGAGCGTTAAAACACAACAAACGATTCACCAACTCCCCCCCCGTGAACGCTTAGAAAAATACTATGAAGCACTGCAAGCATTAAATGAAAAAATCACTCGGCAACAAGATGAGAAACGCAAAGCACAACATACAAATGAACTTGCGCTTATTGAACACCATATCGCATTTACTCAGCAACGCCGTGCAAAATGCTTAATGGCAATTGACGTTTTAGAAGAATATCTGGCTTTTAAAGAAAATCAGGCTTGA